One window of the Sulfitobacter alexandrii genome contains the following:
- a CDS encoding ABC transporter substrate-binding protein, which produces MEHRKIHRAARLYAEEYRAGLMDRREFLSRATMLGVSASAAYGLIGVAMPTQARAEAQKGGTLRVNMETKAMKDPRLWDWTEYANFCRGWLDYLTLFNRDGSVTGSLVESWEANDDATQYTLNLRQGVKWNNGDDFGATDVLHNFERWADGNVEGNSMASRVEGLQDPDSKTLRDGAVEIVDDHTVRLNLSAPDISIMAALSDYPAAVVHHSYNGADPVAEPIGTGAYLPESYEVGVKGVLVRNPDHDYWREGGWLDRIEFLDLGTDQSALVASAESDEIDLTYRTDGDYVEVFDSIGWESSDVVTANTLAVRFNELAAPFDNKDVRKGIQLAVDNAVVLELGIGGLGLIGENHHVCPVHPEYAELPPMAFDPAKGAEMIAAAGHADTELELISVDTEWQKNTCDSVASQLRDAGINIKRTVLPGATFWNDWTKYPFSATEWGPRPLGIQIMALAYKSGAAWNESAFSNAEFDSLLEQGLAIADADARREIMAKMEKILQDEGVLIQAYWRSVFNHSNGKFANVDVHPFYQLDLHDIHLKA; this is translated from the coding sequence ATGGAACACCGCAAGATCCACCGTGCCGCGCGGCTCTACGCGGAGGAATACCGCGCGGGTCTCATGGACCGGCGCGAGTTTCTCAGCAGGGCCACCATGCTGGGCGTCTCGGCCTCGGCGGCATATGGGCTGATCGGGGTGGCGATGCCGACCCAGGCGCGCGCCGAAGCGCAGAAGGGCGGAACGCTGCGCGTCAACATGGAAACCAAGGCGATGAAGGATCCCCGTCTGTGGGACTGGACCGAATACGCCAATTTCTGCCGCGGGTGGCTCGATTATCTCACGCTGTTCAACCGCGACGGCAGCGTCACCGGCAGCCTCGTGGAAAGCTGGGAAGCCAATGACGACGCCACGCAGTACACCCTGAACCTGCGTCAGGGCGTCAAGTGGAACAACGGCGACGACTTCGGTGCGACCGATGTGCTGCACAACTTCGAACGCTGGGCCGATGGCAACGTCGAAGGCAATTCCATGGCGTCCCGGGTCGAGGGCCTTCAGGATCCGGACAGCAAGACGCTGCGCGACGGCGCGGTGGAAATCGTGGACGACCACACCGTCCGCCTGAACCTGAGCGCACCGGACATCAGCATCATGGCCGCCCTGTCGGACTATCCCGCGGCTGTCGTGCACCACAGCTACAATGGCGCCGACCCCGTCGCGGAACCGATCGGTACCGGCGCCTACCTGCCGGAAAGCTACGAAGTCGGGGTGAAGGGCGTGCTGGTGCGCAACCCCGATCACGATTACTGGCGCGAAGGCGGCTGGCTGGACCGGATCGAGTTCCTCGACCTCGGCACGGATCAATCCGCGCTCGTGGCGTCCGCGGAAAGCGACGAGATCGACCTGACCTATCGCACCGACGGCGACTACGTCGAGGTCTTTGATTCCATCGGGTGGGAATCGAGCGACGTGGTGACCGCGAACACCCTCGCGGTGCGTTTCAACGAGCTTGCGGCACCATTCGACAACAAGGATGTGCGCAAGGGCATACAGCTTGCCGTCGACAACGCGGTCGTGCTCGAACTGGGGATCGGCGGCCTGGGTCTGATCGGTGAGAACCACCATGTCTGCCCGGTCCATCCCGAATATGCCGAGCTGCCGCCGATGGCATTCGACCCCGCGAAGGGGGCCGAGATGATCGCCGCCGCCGGCCACGCGGATACCGAGCTCGAGCTGATCTCCGTCGATACCGAGTGGCAGAAGAACACCTGCGACTCCGTGGCGTCACAGCTTCGGGATGCGGGCATCAACATCAAGCGGACCGTCCTGCCGGGCGCGACATTCTGGAACGACTGGACGAAGTATCCCTTCTCGGCCACCGAATGGGGGCCCCGGCCGCTGGGGATCCAGATCATGGCGCTGGCGTACAAGTCGGGCGCGGCCTGGAACGAGAGCGCGTTCTCCAACGCCGAATTCGACAGCCTGCTGGAACAGGGCCTGGCCATTGCCGATGCGGATGCCCGCCGCGAGATCATGGCGAAGATGGAGAAGATCCTTCAGGACGAGGGCGTGCTGATCCAGGCTTACTGGCGGTCCGTCTTCAACCATTCGAACGGCAAGTTCGCGAATGTCGATGTGCATCCCTTCTATCAGCTGGACCTGCATGATATCCACCTGAAGGCATGA
- a CDS encoding 2Fe-2S iron-sulfur cluster-binding protein, whose protein sequence is MIGWRHPSLGTVDRTRPLSFSFDGQRLTGFAGDTLASALLAGGPRILGRSFKYHRPRGLWGMGGEEPNAILDVTQDGLTTPNVRATTMALREGLALRAVNAAPDAARDRFALMDLAQRFLPAGFYYKTFMAFGWMRWEPMIRRMAGLGRLDPAHQPPAQSPGRHVSCDLLVIGAGPAGLAAAHAGATAGRRVWLVDEAGKPGGSLRWRGGEIDGAPWEEFASRTAARIEEAGGRVLTDTTLWGAFDHGMFAAWERRDGLPDRHWRIRAAEVVLAAGAIERPLWFARNDLPGVMSSEAALHYLHLYGAVAGKRIVVGCANDAPYATAAALSAAGCQVTLVDARPETPQAPEGVRLIRNARIDAARGLREVGAASVEGEHIDCDTILVSGGFTPSVHLHCQAGGKLDFDSAIDALIPRSATSDIRTVGAANGAFGLAAALQQGHAAGGGTGTAPRATGEAWAISPERPDPTARGRIWIDPQNDVTLKDVRLAAREGFRSVEHLKRYTTLGMATDQGRSANFAGLAAMAALTGRTIPETGTTTYRPPFAPVPLSVIAGLRRGDTFDPPKRLALEPRHSASGARLREYGGWLRPAHYGEVEARAAQAEALAARQSAAIFDASPLGKIEVQGPGAADLLDFCGYVAMSTLEPGRARYGFMLAENGIVHDDGVVLRLAQDRFIVSASSSHVGSVRLMLEEARQDRFDPDRVFLHDVTAQWVTLTVSGPAARALIEGSGLPLPDLPPMGVAQVKWKDAPLRVARVSFTGDASWELSVPARHGPALHAALDAARAAQDARWIGMEAVMILRAEKGFILVGKDTDGVTMPQDLGWGGPRNRRQDQYVGGRSLFTPEAARTDRRQLVGLEVEGDPLATGAHVLAPGERRRSAGFVTSSYHSPFLQRPIALAMIEGGRHLMGQDVTVFHLGETRRARVAPPCALDPKGERLNG, encoded by the coding sequence CAGGGCGACGACGATGGCGCTGCGCGAGGGTCTGGCCCTGCGCGCCGTCAATGCGGCACCTGACGCCGCACGGGACCGGTTCGCGCTGATGGATCTGGCCCAACGGTTCCTGCCGGCCGGTTTCTACTACAAGACCTTCATGGCGTTCGGCTGGATGCGCTGGGAGCCGATGATCCGCCGCATGGCGGGGCTCGGCAGGCTGGACCCCGCCCATCAACCGCCCGCGCAGAGCCCCGGCCGGCATGTCTCCTGCGACCTTCTGGTGATCGGCGCGGGGCCGGCGGGGCTTGCCGCCGCCCATGCCGGTGCGACGGCAGGTCGCCGGGTATGGCTGGTGGACGAGGCAGGCAAGCCGGGGGGCAGCCTGCGCTGGCGCGGCGGCGAGATCGACGGCGCCCCGTGGGAAGAGTTCGCCAGCCGGACCGCCGCGCGGATCGAGGAGGCCGGCGGCCGCGTGCTGACGGACACGACCCTTTGGGGCGCCTTCGATCACGGCATGTTCGCGGCCTGGGAACGGCGCGACGGCCTGCCCGACCGCCACTGGCGCATCCGCGCGGCCGAGGTGGTTCTGGCCGCTGGCGCCATCGAACGCCCGCTCTGGTTCGCGCGCAACGACCTGCCCGGCGTCATGTCCTCCGAGGCGGCGCTTCATTACCTGCACCTCTACGGTGCGGTGGCGGGCAAGCGGATCGTGGTCGGCTGCGCGAACGATGCCCCCTACGCCACCGCCGCGGCGCTTTCGGCAGCAGGCTGCCAGGTGACGCTCGTCGATGCGCGGCCGGAGACACCGCAGGCGCCGGAGGGTGTCCGGCTCATCCGGAACGCAAGGATCGACGCGGCCCGCGGGCTGCGCGAGGTCGGCGCGGCAAGCGTCGAGGGCGAGCACATCGACTGCGACACGATCCTGGTATCCGGCGGGTTCACGCCCTCGGTCCATCTTCATTGCCAGGCGGGGGGCAAGCTGGACTTCGACAGCGCCATCGACGCCCTGATCCCCCGCTCCGCGACCTCCGACATTCGCACGGTGGGTGCCGCGAACGGGGCTTTCGGTCTTGCCGCAGCGCTGCAACAGGGGCACGCGGCCGGGGGCGGCACCGGCACAGCCCCCCGCGCGACCGGCGAGGCCTGGGCCATTTCCCCCGAACGCCCCGACCCCACCGCCCGGGGGCGCATCTGGATCGATCCACAGAACGACGTGACGCTGAAGGACGTGCGCCTGGCCGCCCGCGAAGGCTTTCGTTCGGTCGAACACCTGAAACGCTACACGACACTGGGCATGGCGACCGACCAGGGCCGCAGCGCCAACTTCGCGGGTCTCGCCGCGATGGCCGCGCTGACCGGCAGAACCATTCCCGAGACGGGAACGACGACCTACAGGCCACCGTTCGCACCGGTTCCCCTTTCGGTTATCGCGGGTCTGCGCCGCGGCGACACCTTCGACCCGCCGAAGCGGCTGGCGCTGGAGCCCCGGCACAGTGCGTCCGGCGCGCGACTGCGGGAATACGGTGGCTGGCTGCGCCCTGCCCATTACGGCGAGGTGGAAGCGCGGGCCGCACAGGCCGAAGCGCTTGCGGCACGACAATCCGCGGCGATTTTCGATGCCTCGCCGCTCGGAAAGATCGAGGTGCAGGGCCCCGGGGCGGCGGATCTTCTGGATTTCTGCGGCTACGTCGCCATGTCGACGCTTGAACCGGGGCGCGCCCGCTACGGTTTCATGCTGGCGGAAAACGGCATCGTGCACGACGACGGCGTGGTGCTGCGGCTGGCGCAAGACCGCTTCATCGTCTCGGCGTCCTCTTCTCACGTGGGCTCCGTCCGCCTGATGCTGGAAGAGGCCCGCCAGGACAGGTTCGATCCCGACCGGGTCTTCCTGCATGACGTGACCGCGCAGTGGGTGACCCTTACGGTGTCGGGGCCAGCGGCGCGGGCGCTGATCGAGGGATCCGGGTTGCCCCTGCCCGACCTGCCACCGATGGGCGTGGCGCAGGTCAAATGGAAGGACGCGCCCCTGCGGGTCGCACGGGTGAGCTTCACCGGCGACGCCTCCTGGGAGTTGTCGGTGCCAGCCCGGCACGGTCCTGCGCTGCACGCGGCGCTGGACGCCGCGCGCGCCGCGCAGGATGCGCGCTGGATCGGGATGGAAGCCGTGATGATCCTGCGGGCCGAGAAGGGCTTCATCCTTGTCGGCAAGGATACGGACGGGGTGACCATGCCACAGGATCTTGGCTGGGGTGGTCCGCGCAACAGGCGGCAGGACCAATACGTCGGGGGGCGATCTCTGTTCACACCGGAAGCGGCCCGCACCGACCGGCGGCAACTTGTCGGACTGGAGGTCGAGGGCGACCCGCTGGCCACCGGTGCACACGTTCTGGCCCCGGGGGAGCGGCGACGGTCCGCCGGTTTCGTCACCTCAAGCTACCACAGCCCGTTCCTGCAGCGCCCCATCGCCCTGGCGATGATCGAGGGGGGGCGACACCTGATGGGGCAGGACGTCACGGTGTTCCACCTTGGCGAAACCCGGCGCGCGCGGGTCGCCCCGCCCTGCGCCCTGGACCCGAAGGGAGAGCGCCTTAATGGATGA
- a CDS encoding tyrosine-type recombinase/integrase → MERGQKEVTMPSLRLTRRAIDEIPFAQKGQVLYRDTMLPGFGLRVGAQSKVFFAEGQVNRRTRRVTIGRADVFAPEVARKKALTILGDMADGHDPNAEKRQEAAEQVTLELALKRFLEVRSLSAHTVSHYQRTERLYLKSWRKKPLNEITRQMVLKKHQDIGKKHGETTANNVMRHFRSIYNFVAATQDDFPPNPVQILTQARAWYKERRRQTVITALDLPAWWGAVMAEPEYSRDFLLTALFTGMRRGELTKLRWENVDLNSKVLHLPTTKNGDPLHLPLSDFLADLLSERWARNNGSPWVFPGPGKSGHLVETKKFLLRVSAGSGVSFTLHDLRRTFITIAESLDVPYYALKRLLNHRTNGDVTGGYIVVNAERLREPVELVAKRILELKEPRP, encoded by the coding sequence ATGGAGCGTGGCCAGAAGGAGGTCACGATGCCCAGCCTACGTCTTACCCGCCGCGCAATTGACGAAATCCCCTTTGCCCAGAAGGGGCAGGTTCTGTACCGCGACACGATGCTCCCCGGCTTTGGGCTGCGTGTCGGCGCGCAATCCAAGGTGTTCTTTGCCGAGGGGCAGGTGAACCGGCGAACGCGGCGCGTCACCATTGGCCGCGCCGACGTCTTTGCCCCCGAGGTTGCCCGCAAGAAGGCTCTGACGATCTTGGGGGACATGGCTGACGGGCATGACCCAAACGCCGAAAAGCGCCAAGAGGCTGCCGAACAGGTGACGCTGGAACTGGCGCTGAAACGCTTCTTGGAGGTGCGCAGCCTGTCAGCGCATACTGTCAGCCACTACCAACGCACCGAGCGCCTGTACCTCAAGTCGTGGCGTAAGAAGCCGTTGAACGAGATCACCCGCCAGATGGTGCTGAAAAAGCATCAGGACATTGGCAAGAAGCATGGCGAGACCACGGCCAACAACGTGATGCGGCACTTCCGGTCTATCTATAATTTCGTTGCCGCGACCCAAGACGACTTCCCGCCGAACCCGGTGCAAATTCTGACTCAGGCGCGCGCATGGTATAAGGAGCGGCGGCGTCAGACAGTGATTACCGCGTTGGACCTGCCCGCATGGTGGGGAGCCGTGATGGCGGAGCCGGAATACTCCCGCGACTTCCTGCTGACCGCGCTGTTCACCGGTATGCGCCGGGGTGAATTGACCAAGCTTCGCTGGGAGAATGTGGATCTGAACAGCAAGGTGCTGCACCTGCCCACCACGAAGAACGGCGATCCGCTGCACCTCCCGCTATCCGATTTTTTGGCCGACCTGCTGAGCGAGCGCTGGGCACGCAACAACGGCTCGCCTTGGGTGTTTCCGGGACCGGGCAAGAGCGGCCATCTGGTCGAAACCAAGAAGTTCCTGCTGCGCGTGTCGGCCGGGTCCGGCGTCAGCTTCACCCTGCACGACCTGCGGCGGACTTTCATCACCATCGCGGAAAGCCTCGATGTGCCCTACTACGCGCTCAAGCGCCTGCTGAACCACCGCACCAACGGTGACGTGACCGGCGGCTATATCGTGGTGAACGCCGAGCGCCTGCGCGAGCCCGTGGAACTGGTAGCCAAACGCAT
- a CDS encoding phospholipase D family protein, with the protein MELMSQPFSGQLGNRLIELLESEDYHTLNFAVAFAKNSGVLRVKDSLEGFRKRGGKVNAFVGVDLGGTSYEALQVLLLHTDTLNVVHAEKSQTFHPKIYQFLGERKGFAIVGSHNMTGGGLWTNFESSVLVSIDEPSTDKTNISKELDEYFGKLKSLNDSFMLISKKDDIEELLQHGYVVKEVAERIHRAKNNKNNETHKSLFGKGVSVKLPSIAGTQKESAAPIAAPPKSISVLPSDEGPTIWFETRKMTGGSRNILDLSMKSLVERGDPRGTAFDLGDPKFMRGAVEFFGLDPDATDKSKDITINFDGVDYTGNTILFPSGQHANGTWRLQIKGTSPSEVGITEAFRKNDAGHYLVKKVITFTKIQDDYYFMSVFPDSQIESFKAASSILARNGSSGQARLLGIL; encoded by the coding sequence ATGGAACTCATGAGCCAGCCTTTCAGTGGACAGCTGGGAAACCGGCTGATTGAATTGCTGGAATCAGAAGACTACCATACCCTTAATTTCGCAGTTGCTTTTGCGAAGAACAGCGGCGTTCTTAGAGTAAAAGATTCTCTTGAAGGTTTCAGAAAGCGAGGCGGAAAAGTAAATGCGTTTGTTGGAGTCGATCTCGGCGGGACATCGTACGAGGCTCTTCAAGTTTTGCTACTACACACTGACACATTGAATGTGGTCCATGCTGAAAAATCCCAAACTTTCCATCCAAAGATCTACCAGTTTCTAGGAGAGCGGAAAGGATTCGCTATTGTAGGCTCACACAATATGACTGGCGGCGGCCTATGGACGAACTTCGAGAGCTCAGTTTTAGTCTCTATTGACGAACCGAGCACCGACAAAACGAACATCTCAAAGGAGCTAGACGAATATTTCGGCAAGCTAAAATCTCTCAATGATTCGTTCATGTTGATAAGCAAGAAAGACGACATCGAAGAGCTGCTTCAACATGGTTATGTGGTTAAGGAAGTCGCGGAACGAATCCACCGGGCGAAAAACAACAAAAATAATGAAACTCATAAGTCTCTTTTCGGGAAGGGTGTTTCAGTAAAGCTACCTAGCATCGCGGGCACCCAAAAAGAGAGTGCAGCACCCATAGCGGCCCCGCCAAAATCCATCTCTGTTTTACCGAGTGACGAAGGTCCGACTATTTGGTTTGAGACCAGGAAAATGACTGGGGGATCGCGAAATATCCTGGATTTATCAATGAAGTCGTTAGTTGAGCGCGGGGACCCTCGTGGCACCGCTTTCGATCTTGGCGACCCAAAATTCATGCGTGGAGCAGTCGAGTTTTTCGGGCTGGACCCTGATGCTACCGACAAGAGCAAAGATATAACCATAAACTTCGATGGAGTTGATTATACAGGCAACACGATACTTTTTCCCAGCGGACAGCATGCGAACGGGACGTGGCGGCTCCAGATCAAGGGAACCAGTCCTTCTGAAGTGGGGATCACTGAAGCATTTAGGAAAAATGATGCGGGGCACTATTTGGTTAAAAAGGTAATCACCTTTACCAAAATACAAGATGATTATTACTTCATGTCTGTTTTTCCGGATTCTCAGATTGAAAGTTTTAAGGCGGCATCAAGTATCTTGGCTCGCAACGGATCTTCTGGGCAGGCTAGGCTGCTTGGAATTCTTTAA
- a CDS encoding type II toxin-antitoxin system RelB/DinJ family antitoxin, whose product MTTKPTTTIRIDPDVKRLAGEVFDEIGISMSAAINTFLKAVVREGAMPFEIKTERQKSKMKSGNVTLNRAFIVKKDEFYTQYDDVAREMVKHREQLKDKSILCNCDDPFESAFFRFFALNFEKLGISKLVSTCFSGSTFAGREYPLEQMTGAYKAVVTKVPNDPLLRPDGSLDLETLFSMQGNSLERLKGDGDFRSDECEALLREAEIIATNPPFSLFREYITQLKRHEKRYIILGNMNAATYKEVFPLFRDNKVWYGETIRSGDRKFYVPDDYPLNAANCGLDEKGRRFIRVKGVRWFTNLDTKRRHEPISLTCRYTPEDYPAYENYDAIEVGRTQNIPIDYNGLMGVPITFLDKYSPDQFEIVMLANGNARTNVPPETLEKVKYRPHPEDRGGVGIINGKRSYARILIRRKSS is encoded by the coding sequence ATGACGACAAAGCCTACAACCACAATTCGTATCGACCCAGATGTTAAGCGGCTTGCCGGCGAGGTCTTCGACGAGATTGGCATAAGCATGTCCGCCGCAATCAATACCTTTTTAAAAGCGGTGGTTCGTGAGGGTGCTATGCCATTCGAAATCAAAACCGAGCGCCAAAAATCAAAGATGAAATCTGGTAATGTGACACTCAATCGCGCGTTCATTGTCAAGAAAGATGAATTCTATACACAGTACGACGACGTAGCTAGAGAGATGGTAAAGCATCGCGAGCAGCTCAAAGATAAAAGCATACTTTGTAATTGTGACGATCCATTCGAGTCAGCCTTCTTTCGGTTCTTTGCGCTCAATTTCGAAAAACTAGGCATTTCCAAGCTCGTATCAACGTGCTTCAGTGGCTCCACATTTGCTGGGCGCGAATATCCGCTGGAGCAAATGACCGGAGCTTACAAAGCAGTTGTAACCAAAGTACCTAATGACCCGTTGCTGAGACCAGATGGGTCGCTGGATTTAGAGACCTTGTTTTCCATGCAAGGAAACTCCCTTGAGCGTCTAAAGGGCGATGGAGATTTCCGCTCAGACGAGTGCGAAGCGTTGCTTAGGGAAGCTGAAATAATTGCAACGAATCCACCGTTCAGTCTTTTCCGAGAGTATATCACTCAACTGAAACGTCACGAGAAACGATATATCATTCTCGGAAATATGAATGCCGCAACGTACAAGGAGGTCTTTCCGCTCTTTCGTGACAATAAGGTCTGGTACGGAGAAACCATCCGCTCTGGGGATCGCAAATTTTATGTTCCAGATGACTATCCGCTAAACGCTGCCAATTGTGGTTTGGACGAAAAAGGACGGCGCTTCATCCGAGTCAAAGGTGTGCGCTGGTTCACCAACTTGGACACTAAAAGGCGGCATGAACCAATATCCTTGACGTGCCGCTACACACCGGAGGATTATCCAGCTTACGAAAATTACGATGCAATCGAAGTTGGCCGTACACAAAATATTCCGATCGATTATAATGGGTTAATGGGCGTGCCAATTACGTTCTTAGACAAATACAGTCCAGACCAATTTGAAATCGTTATGCTTGCCAATGGCAACGCACGTACCAACGTGCCCCCTGAAACCTTGGAAAAAGTGAAGTACCGACCGCACCCCGAGGACAGAGGAGGTGTTGGCATAATCAACGGCAAGCGCTCCTATGCTCGAATTTTGATCCGTAGGAAATCGTCGTGA
- a CDS encoding glycine cleavage T C-terminal barrel domain-containing protein, which produces MTFQIHIGANVRKSAYFDATVADGVRSFSVYNHMYIPGHFGDPEGEYDRLLNGVAQWDVAAQRQVELAGPDAVALAQLLTPRDLSSLTVGQGRYVPVCDHEGMVINDPVLLKLGKDRVWLSVADSDLHLWAAAIGAERGFDVSVREPDVSPMAIQGPKAMDVAAALFGDHVRDMRPFAFVETALDDIPLVLARSGWSKQGGFELYLMDGAKGNALWQRVRKAGEPWNIGPGAPNDSERIESGLISYGADMRRQVVPANPFEMGMGKMVSLDSHDFIGRSALRRIADAGIARRRVGFFVEGSPVTGLEAPVALRRGATDVGIATDIAWSGRLDASIGLGLVEVGIGDDDTGLTVALPEGSRPVRLAPLPFL; this is translated from the coding sequence GTGACATTCCAGATCCACATTGGCGCGAATGTTCGCAAGTCCGCCTATTTCGATGCGACCGTGGCCGATGGGGTCCGGTCCTTCTCCGTCTACAATCACATGTACATTCCGGGGCACTTCGGCGACCCCGAAGGCGAATACGACAGGTTGCTGAACGGTGTCGCACAGTGGGATGTGGCCGCGCAGCGGCAGGTCGAACTGGCGGGCCCTGACGCGGTGGCGCTGGCGCAGCTTCTGACCCCGCGCGACCTGTCGTCGCTGACCGTGGGGCAGGGCCGCTACGTGCCAGTGTGCGACCACGAAGGCATGGTCATCAATGACCCTGTTCTGCTGAAACTTGGCAAAGACCGCGTGTGGCTTTCGGTCGCCGACAGCGATCTGCACCTTTGGGCCGCCGCCATCGGGGCGGAGCGCGGTTTCGATGTATCGGTACGTGAACCCGACGTTTCGCCGATGGCGATACAGGGGCCGAAGGCGATGGACGTGGCCGCGGCGCTGTTCGGGGACCACGTGCGCGACATGCGGCCCTTCGCCTTCGTCGAGACCGCGCTCGATGACATTCCGCTGGTGCTGGCCCGTTCCGGCTGGTCCAAGCAGGGCGGCTTCGAACTCTACCTGATGGACGGCGCCAAGGGCAACGCGCTTTGGCAGCGGGTTCGCAAAGCGGGCGAGCCGTGGAACATTGGCCCCGGCGCGCCCAACGATAGCGAGCGGATCGAAAGCGGGCTGATCTCGTACGGTGCCGACATGCGGCGGCAAGTTGTCCCGGCCAACCCCTTCGAAATGGGAATGGGCAAGATGGTGTCGCTCGACAGCCACGACTTCATCGGTCGTTCGGCGTTGCGCCGGATCGCGGATGCCGGGATCGCGCGTCGGCGTGTCGGCTTCTTTGTCGAGGGCAGTCCGGTGACCGGGCTCGAGGCGCCGGTGGCCTTGCGGCGTGGCGCGACCGATGTGGGCATCGCGACGGACATCGCGTGGTCCGGCAGGCTGGACGCCTCGATCGGGCTTGGCCTCGTGGAGGTCGGCATAGGGGATGACGACACCGGCCTGACCGTCGCGCTGCCCGAGGGATCCCGGCCCGTGCGCCTTGCGCCGCTGCCGTTCCTCTGA